The stretch of DNA ATTACAGTTGTTGATCAGAATCGTCCAGAGCCACGTCCGAAAGCTGTAGCGTGAGTCGTACGTGTCGAGCCACCGAAAGGCGTTCAAGAACGTCTGCTGGACGGCGTCTTCCGCTTCTTGCTGGCGTCCGAGTCGGCTCATCGCCAGACGCAGCAGCGGAGTCTGGTACCGTCGGACGATTTCGGCAAATTTTTCCCGCTGACCGGACAAAACGGCGGTCAGCAATTCGCCGTCGGTCGGTGGTCGGTCAGGCGTCGTAGTCATGCGGCGGGATGGCGATAGGTGGGATTCTCGGGCCAGAGCTGACCGTCTATCTAGGGATAGCGCCCTGCGAGCCCGATGGATACCTTTTATTGTTTCTCCTCTGGTAGTTTTCAGCAATCCAGACCCCTCCAAGAAATAGTTTTCTTCCCCTCTGCTGTGTGGTATGATTTCTGGCGTTAATACCTTATCTCGCCGCTAGGAAATGATTTATGTCGCGATTGGTCTCGTCCCGTCTCGTTCGTCGCTCTGGAAAATCGGCCTTGCCGGTGGTCATTATCGTGCTGGTCGTCGTGCTCGTCGTGCTGCTGATGTGCGGTGGAGTTTTGGTCGCGCTGCTGCTTCCGGCGGTTCAGCAGGCCCGGGCCGCCGCGCGGCGGATGTCGTCGATGAACAACATGAAACAGATTGGCTTGGCGCTGCACAACTATCACGATACCTACGGCACGCTTCCGGCCTCGGCTATCAATGACAAGAATGGGGAGCCGATGCACTCGTGGCGGGTTTTGATTCTGCCTTTCCTGGGCTACCCGCAGATCTACAGCCAATATGATTTCAACGAACCGTGGGACAGTCCCAGCAACCGCCTGCTGTTGTCGCAGATCCCGGACGTCTATATCGATCCTACGGTTGAGAGCCCTGGGGAGGGGGGGACGTCCTACCAAGCCGTAATCAGCGACGCCACGGCGATGAATCCCGAGCGGGGCAGCAAGTTTCGCGAGGTTACAGACGGCATTTCCAACACGATCCTGGTGGTTGAAAACACCGGCGTCATGGTTCCGTGGCTGCAGCCTTCTGATACGAGCGTGGAAGATTTTGCGCAAGGCATACCGTTCAAACATGGTCTCGTCGGCGGTACGCAAGTCTTGTTGGGGGATGGTGCGGTCAGATTCATGGGGGAAACGACCGATCCGGAGACGCTAAAGGGAATGTCGACGCGCGACGGTAGAGAGGCGGTGGGAGCTTATTAACGCCGATCGGCGACGGGGAGGCGCGGGCGTCTCAAGGTGATCGGTCTCGCCCTGCACAATTACCACGATACCTATGGCGAGCTTCCCGCTCCGTACATCGCGGATGAAAACGGCAAGCCGATGCATTCGTGGCGGATGCTGATTTTGCCGTTTGAGGGAAACCTGTACGACCAGTACGATTTCGATGAACCGTGGGATGGCTCCAACAATCGCTTGTTGATGTCGCAGCGGCCAGACGCCTACTCGAATCCCCGTATCGACGACAAAGGTGGCGAGACGACCACCTATCAGGTGATCGCCGGACCTGGCGCCCTGCTTGATCCAGTGGCGACCTCACGCAAGTTTGCCGATGCAGCCGATGGATTGGACGCGACGGCAATTGTTGCTGAAAACTTCGGTAAACCGGTCATCTGGACCGAGCCAGACGACCTAACCCCGCAACAGTTTCTAGCGGGAGAATTGATGGAGAACGCCCCGACGCCAAGGCGTGGGTGATGATGGGAGATACTTCGATGGAGTTGATTGATACGGATGACGTGAAATCTGCGAAACCGTGGATGACGCGTGACGCCGGGGATTAGATCGGGCAGTTACTGAACAGTTGAGGCGAAATATCATAGATGGGAGTCTTACATTGATGCGTCATGTCCTGGTGGTCAAGGCTCGGCGCGGACGCGCGGTGCTTCCGATCGTGCTCGGAATTGTTGTTGTCGGGTTGTTGTTTTGCGGCGGTGCGGGCTATTTGTGGGAAAGATCGGTGTGGCAAGCCCGCGAGGCTGTGTCGCGAAACAATTTGAAATCGATTGCAATCGCACTCAGTGACTATCACGGCAAGTATGGCGAGTTTCCGCCGGCGTACGTTGCCGATGCAGAGGGGAAACCGATGCACTCGTGGCGCACGTTGTTGCTTCCGTTCTTGTTCCAAGGATATCTGTACGACGAGTACGATTGGGAGCAGCCATGGAATAGCACTCAGAACAAGTCGCTTTGCGAGATGCCCCTCTTCAGCTACGAAGATCCGCTGCGCGGTTTCAACGACGATTCGCTGACGACTTATAAGATGATCGTTTCCGATCCGCCTGCTTCGGAGCCAAACGCCGTCGCCATGGTGGTCGCTGACTACAGCAATCCGGTTCCTTGGTATCAGCCGGAAGATATTTTGGCGAACGACTTCGTCAACGGCAAGATGTTTGAAAACGCCCCCTACCCGCGGGTCATGGTCGTGCTGGCCAACGGGGACGTCGAGATCACTCAGCTTGAGGACAAGCGGCAGCGAAATGACTGGTTGCCCAAACCTGTTGAGGACTAGCAAGTCTTACACCGTAGCGGCTGTCTGATCGAAGGCGGCCGCTAGCTCTTCTTCTCGGGCCGCAGCACCAACACCGGGCAGTGCGCCAACCGAACGACGCGGTCAGCGACCGAGCCAAGCAACACCCGCAGGATGCCGCTGCGTCCGTGGGACGGCATGATAATCAGTTTGGCGTCGACCTGATCGGCGTACTCGGTAATCTGGTGGCCGGCGTCGCCAAAGAGGACCCGGATTGTGACCTCGGCGCCAAGCTCTTTAGTGATCGCGTCAGTGGCGTGTTTGGTGCGGGTCGCATGATCGACCGTGTTCCACATTTCGCCAGGTTCGGCGGGGGACAACTCTCCCAGCACATGGACGACGTGGACTCCGCTGGGATCGCCCAGCAGACCAATGGCCCGGCCTACCGCTTCCTTCGATTCCGCGGAAAAGTCATACGGCACAACAATCGGCGGGTGTGTGAGCCAGGTCATGAGAAGCTCCTTGATGCGTCCAGCAAAGTAATATCCCTCACCTAGATTTTACCCCGAAGTAGGCGCAGAAAAAAAGCCGGCGTCCGGAAAAGACGCCGGCTGGTTGCAAATTGCAATGCTGGCTCGTGGGGCGTTTTTGCAGCGCCATCCGTCCATGTGCGCTTGCAGCCGAAGGTTTTCGTCGGAAAACGATCGGCCGCGTGCTTCCGTAGTGTGGCTAGCTGACCAATTCCTTGATCACCTTACCGCCGTTGGCGATTTTCATCGGACGGCCGTTCTTGCTTGTGAAGGTCGTTTCGAGTGAAATGCCCATCGCTCGGCACACGGTCGCCATCAGGTCTTCGGCCGAGTATGGTTCGGTCTCGACGCGGGTACCGTCGGCGCTCGTTTCGCCAACCGCGATGCCGCCGTTGATGCCGCCGCCGCCGACGACGGTGCTCCAGCTGCGGGCCCAGTGGTCACGGCCGGTGTTGCCGTTGATCCGCGGGGTGCGGCTGAATTCGCCCATCCAGACGATGGTGGTGTCTTGCAGCAGACCGCGCTGTTCGAGGTCGGTCACCAGGGCCGACATCGCCTGGTCCATGACCGGCAGCTTGTTGTCGGACAAGGTGTTGAAGATGTTGGCGTGGTTGTCCCAGCCGCCCAGATCGACTTCGATGAATGGCACGCCCGCTTCGACGAGACGACGAGCGAGCAAGCAACCCTGGCCGAAGCCGTTGGCGCCGTACATCTCTTTCATCGCGTCGGGCTCTTCGTTGACGCGGAAGGCCTTCATCTGCTCGCTGGTCATCAGGTTGACCGTCTTGTTCAAGATCTTGGCGTGATCTTCGGCGGCCGGCCCACGACGTTGGCTGATGAAACCATTCTCGACCAGCTTCAGCATCTCGAGACGCTTGCCGAGCGTTTGGTCGCTCATGCCTTGCATCTTCAGATTGCGAACCTGACCGTTGCTGCTGACGGTGAACGGCGCCCAAGTCATGCCCAGGAAGCCCGGCCCCACGCTACCGCCGCCGACCGAAACGAACGGCGGGATTTCCAAGTAAGGACGTTGGTCGAACAGCTCGTGAGCGATGACCGAACCGTAGCCTGGGTGCTCGATGTTCGGGTTCGGGACGTAACCGGTGTGCATGTAGTAGCGACCGCGGCCGTGATCGGCTTCGCGGGTGCTCATCGAGCGAACGACCGACAGGTTGTTCATGACCTTGGCGGTCTTCGGCATGTGCTCGGTGATCTGCAGATCGCCGGCGGTCGAAATCGGACGGAACGGACCGCCGGTGGTTTGGCCCGGCTTGAGGTCCCAGATATCCATGGTGCTTGGCCCGCCACCCATCCAAAGCAAGATGCAGCTCTTGCCGCGGCTGGTGAGATCCGCGGCGTGAGCGCGGATCGATTGGCCCATCATCATCGCCGGAGCGACCATGGCCGAAGCGCCCGCCATATGCTTCATAAAGTGACGACGCGACATCCCGGTGGGAATGGACATGTGTATTACCTTTACTGAATTCGCATTGTTAGCTAGGAATGTATCGGAAAAGCGAGGGCATCGGCCCACTCGCCTTTAGTGGTTGAGGATGAACTCGTTGCTGTTGAGCAGGGCCCAGAAAACGTCTTGCAGCGCGGCGGCGACGTTTCCTTTATGGCTGGCGACCAGGACGCCGGCCGCTTGCATTTCGGTCTTGGTCGGACGGCGCGCGACGGTTGCCATGTACAAGTGGCGGATCGCTTCTTTGCCGTCGTCGCCATTGGCGGCCAGTGTGGCGATGAAGCTGCCCGGCTTGATGCTGGTCGCTTCCCGAATCAGGTCGCCGTTGAACATCATCAAGGCCTGCGGAATGGTGCCGTTGAAGGTGGTTGATTCGTCCCCTTCATCGGTGCCGAAAGCGATGGTGAACTGCTGCATCCACATGCTCTTCATTCGTTCTTGCTCGGCATAGTCAGCCCGGGTCTTGTGAGCCTGGGTGGCGACGATCAGCGATTCGTACAGCTGTTCGGCGTCCATCTGACGCAGGTAGAAGTGGCTAAACTTCGGCGTTTCGCCGATCGTCGGGTCATCCACTTCGTTCCCCTTGGTGATCTTGCTCGACAGGCCATACGCCTGGCTCAGCGTGATCCACTTGATCAGCTCTTTCATGTTGAAGCTGGATCCGCGGAACTCTTCGCCCAGGTAGGTCATCAACTCGGGGTGCGACGGGCGGTTGTGGGGCCCCATGTCGTCGATCGGCTTGGTGAAGCCATGCCCGAAGAAATGGCTCCAGGTTCGATTGACGATCGCTTCCTGCATTTCACGCGAGTCGTTGATGAACTTCGACAGCTCTTCGCGGCGGTTGACCTGCGAAACCATGCCGTTGGGGTCGATGTTGGTGCCGTCGATGAAGACCGGGTAGGCGACTTCCATCAGTCCGTTGCGAAGTTCGTAGTAAACTTCGGCTTGGGACGGGTTGCCGCTTTCGCCGCGGAAGTCGACGTTGGCCAGGCTCATCGCCATGCCGTTGCCGTTGTTCGCTTCCATGCCGCGATTACGACGAGCGCGGGTTTGACGGAAGAAGGCGTTCAGTTCCCAGAACTTGTCTTGCTTCCAGCTGTTGAACGGGTGGTTGTGGCACTGGGTGCACTGCACCTGAACGCCAAGGAAGATCTGGGCGGTCTTGGCGGTCGCCTGGACGCCATCCTCGGCCAGCTTGTCCATGTAAAAGTTGACGGCCCCGTTGAAGCCCGGCATACCCGGCGCGTTGGCGCCTTCGGCGGTGACGATCTCGCGGACCATCTGATCGTACGGTTTGTTGCGGGCGAAGCTGTCGCGAAGGTACTTTTGCATTCCTTCGCGGTTGATCTGCGAGTTGTTGTCCAGGCCGCCGTTTCGACCGATCAGGACATTGGTCCAGATGGTGGTCCAGTTGCGGGCATATTCTTCGGTATAGGTCGAATCGTTCAGCAGTTTCTCGACCAGGTTCTTTTTTCGGTCCTTGCTGCGATCGCGCTGGAACTCTTCCAGCTCGGCGACCGACGGGACGCGACCGATGATGTCGAGGTAGACGCGACGGACCCACTCGAAATCTTGGGCTTCCGGCGCCGGCTTAATGCCGTAGTCCTTCCACACCAGGCTGATTTGTTCGTTGATCTCGGCGACCTGCGGAATGCCGTAGTCATCTGAAGACCGAGCGGCCATCGAAATGCTGACCCAGCCGACCATGAGACAGATAGCCAGGCCGATACGAGAAAAAGTCGCCATGGGGTAATGCCTTGAGTTGCTGATGGGAAAAGTGGAGGTTCAGTCGTGTCGTAGTTTGAGACGAGCGTCTCAATCTTCGCCAACGAGCAAGCGATCTATAAACCAACAGCGTTCAGTTTAACAGTTGGTACTCAGAAATTGCAGAGAAAAGATGGAAATGGCCCCTGTGTACCACTCAGTGGTGTGGGTTTTTTAGGCGGAGTGATGCAGACGAGGGTGTTGCAAAATCGAGCAGTGTGCAATTTTGATGCACGCAAAATAAAACAGGCGGGCTGACCAAGTTGATCAGCCCGCCTAGTTTGTTGAAAGCGAAAACTGCGCCTCAGCAGCTTCCGTTTGCCTCTTCCATGTCCCAAAGAAAGCCATAAAGCGTTAAACAGTAAGGTTTTTCGCTCTATGGACCGGATCGCCTCTTCACAACGCCGGCCCCTTGATAGGAATCCTCTTCTCTGTCCCG from Blastopirellula retiformator encodes:
- a CDS encoding universal stress protein — encoded protein: MTWLTHPPIVVPYDFSAESKEAVGRAIGLLGDPSGVHVVHVLGELSPAEPGEMWNTVDHATRTKHATDAITKELGAEVTIRVLFGDAGHQITEYADQVDAKLIIMPSHGRSGILRVLLGSVADRVVRLAHCPVLVLRPEKKS
- a CDS encoding DUF1501 domain-containing protein, giving the protein MSRRHFMKHMAGASAMVAPAMMMGQSIRAHAADLTSRGKSCILLWMGGGPSTMDIWDLKPGQTTGGPFRPISTAGDLQITEHMPKTAKVMNNLSVVRSMSTREADHGRGRYYMHTGYVPNPNIEHPGYGSVIAHELFDQRPYLEIPPFVSVGGGSVGPGFLGMTWAPFTVSSNGQVRNLKMQGMSDQTLGKRLEMLKLVENGFISQRRGPAAEDHAKILNKTVNLMTSEQMKAFRVNEEPDAMKEMYGANGFGQGCLLARRLVEAGVPFIEVDLGGWDNHANIFNTLSDNKLPVMDQAMSALVTDLEQRGLLQDTTIVWMGEFSRTPRINGNTGRDHWARSWSTVVGGGGINGGIAVGETSADGTRVETEPYSAEDLMATVCRAMGISLETTFTSKNGRPMKIANGGKVIKELVS
- a CDS encoding DUF1559 family PulG-like putative transporter, yielding MSRLVSSRLVRRSGKSALPVVIIVLVVVLVVLLMCGGVLVALLLPAVQQARAAARRMSSMNNMKQIGLALHNYHDTYGTLPASAINDKNGEPMHSWRVLILPFLGYPQIYSQYDFNEPWDSPSNRLLLSQIPDVYIDPTVESPGEGGTSYQAVISDATAMNPERGSKFREVTDGISNTILVVENTGVMVPWLQPSDTSVEDFAQGIPFKHGLVGGTQVLLGDGAVRFMGETTDPETLKGMSTRDGREAVGAY
- a CDS encoding DUF1549 domain-containing protein — encoded protein: MATFSRIGLAICLMVGWVSISMAARSSDDYGIPQVAEINEQISLVWKDYGIKPAPEAQDFEWVRRVYLDIIGRVPSVAELEEFQRDRSKDRKKNLVEKLLNDSTYTEEYARNWTTIWTNVLIGRNGGLDNNSQINREGMQKYLRDSFARNKPYDQMVREIVTAEGANAPGMPGFNGAVNFYMDKLAEDGVQATAKTAQIFLGVQVQCTQCHNHPFNSWKQDKFWELNAFFRQTRARRNRGMEANNGNGMAMSLANVDFRGESGNPSQAEVYYELRNGLMEVAYPVFIDGTNIDPNGMVSQVNRREELSKFINDSREMQEAIVNRTWSHFFGHGFTKPIDDMGPHNRPSHPELMTYLGEEFRGSSFNMKELIKWITLSQAYGLSSKITKGNEVDDPTIGETPKFSHFYLRQMDAEQLYESLIVATQAHKTRADYAEQERMKSMWMQQFTIAFGTDEGDESTTFNGTIPQALMMFNGDLIREATSIKPGSFIATLAANGDDGKEAIRHLYMATVARRPTKTEMQAAGVLVASHKGNVAAALQDVFWALLNSNEFILNH
- a CDS encoding DUF1559 family PulG-like putative transporter, coding for MRHVLVVKARRGRAVLPIVLGIVVVGLLFCGGAGYLWERSVWQAREAVSRNNLKSIAIALSDYHGKYGEFPPAYVADAEGKPMHSWRTLLLPFLFQGYLYDEYDWEQPWNSTQNKSLCEMPLFSYEDPLRGFNDDSLTTYKMIVSDPPASEPNAVAMVVADYSNPVPWYQPEDILANDFVNGKMFENAPYPRVMVVLANGDVEITQLEDKRQRNDWLPKPVED
- a CDS encoding DUF1559 family PulG-like putative transporter, which gives rise to MIGLALHNYHDTYGELPAPYIADENGKPMHSWRMLILPFEGNLYDQYDFDEPWDGSNNRLLMSQRPDAYSNPRIDDKGGETTTYQVIAGPGALLDPVATSRKFADAADGLDATAIVAENFGKPVIWTEPDDLTPQQFLAGELMENAPTPRRG